ACGACGAACATGGACATGGACTTGTGCGGTGGGGCTTCGGGTTCGGTGACGGCCATGACGATGAGGAACTCCGCGAACGACGCGTGGCTGGAGAACCACTTCTCGCCGTTGATGACCCAGGTGTCGCCGTCGAGCCGGGCGGTGGTGCGGAACGCGGTGGGGTCGGAGCCGCCGTGGGGCTCGGTCATCGAGAAGCACGACACGATCTCACCGTCGACGAGCGGTTCGAGATAGGTCTTCTTCAGGTGGTCACTGCCGTAGTGGGCGAGGATCTCCGCGTTCCCCGAGTCCGGCGCCTGGCAGCCGAACACCACCGGCCCGGAATGGGTGCGGCCCAGCTTTTCGTTGAGCAGCGCGAGCCGGAGTTGCCCGAAGCCCTTGCCACCCAGCTCCGGGCCGAGGTGCGCGGCCCACAGGCCACGCTCGCGGACCTGCCGCTGCAGCGGTGCGATCAGTGCGTTGCGGACCGGGTCCCTGGTGTTCCAGGCGTGCTCGATCACCTGGTCCACCGGTTCGACCTCGGTGCGGACGAACTCCTCGACCCAGTCCAGTTCCTCCTGGATCCCGGGATCGGTTTCGAAATCCCAGCTCATCACCCGCTCCTAACGCGTGAGCACCGTGCAGGCGGAAATGCCCGGCGCCCCGTAGACGTGGGTGAACCCGACTCGCGGGTCACCCGGAACCTGGTGTGCTCCCGCCGCACCGCGCAGCTGGAGCACGTTCTCGAAGACCTGCCGCAATCCCGACGCACCGATCGGCTCGCCGTTCGCGAGGCATCCGCCGTCGGTGTTGACCGGCAGGCGCCCGCCGATCCCGGTCTCCCCGGCGTCGATCAGGTCCTGCTGCGCACCGTGTTCGCACAAGCCGGTTTCGGCCAGGTGCATCAGTTCGGCACCGGATTCCGTGTCCTGCACCTGAGCGACGTCCACTTCGGACGGTTCGACACCCGCTGCTTCGAACACCGCGCGCGACGCCTCCACCGTCGGCGAGTCCGCGCGCTCGGAGGCGATCCAGGGCGCGAAGACCTCGAAGGATCCGTAGCGGCGGCTGCGGAAAGCCGCGGCACGCAGGAAGATCGGCCGTTCGGAGTACTCGCGTGCCTTGTCCGCGCGGCACAACACCAGGGCGACCGCGCCTTCACCGGGTGAGCAGTACATGTACTGGGTCAGCGGGTGCGAGATCATCGGCGCCGCGGCGATCTCGGCGGCGCCCAGCTCCTTCCGCCGCCACGCCATCGGGTTCTTCGCGCCGTTGCGGAACGCCTTCTCCGCGATGGCCGCCAGCACGGCCGGGTCGAGGTTGTGCTCGTGCAGGTAACGCTGGATCTTCATGCCGAAGAACTGCGTCGTGACCATCAGCCCGGTCTCGCCGTACCAGGAGCCGATTCCGTGCTCGGCGGGGTCCGTGTTGAACGCGCCGCGCGGGTGCTTGTCGAACCCGATCACGATGCCGATGTCGTGCTGACCCGACCTGATCGCCGCCTCCGCCGCGATCAGCGCGCTGCCGCCGGTCGCACACCCGTTGGCGACGTTGATGAAGGGCAGCCCGGTCAGTCCCAGCTCGGAAACCAGGGTGTCGGCGTCACCGGCGGAATGCGAGCCGCCGAAGCCGAACCGCATGTCGGAGAAGCGCAAACCGGCGTCCCGCAGGGATTCCCTGGCCGCGTGCACGGCTTGCGCGCGGCCGGACACACCTTCCGTGCGGCCGAACCGGTGCATGCCGATCCCGATGATCGCGACTTCCGGCCGTGGCCGCTCAAGCATGGTCCACCCCCACGAACGCGAAGGTGTACACCGGCCGTCCGTCGGCGTCGTCCCGGAACGGCACGAAGGTCAGTTCCATCGGCATCCCGATCTCCAACAGCGCCGGATCGTTCTCGACCAGCCGCGCTTCGACGATCAGCTGCCCCGGCAGTTCGACGTACCCGACGCCGTACGGCTCGTGGGCTTCGGCGCCGGTGTAGGGCGGTTTGGGCCGGAAACCCTGGATCGTCCACGACCACAACGTGCCCTGGCGGGCCAGTTCGACATCCTCCATCGCCGAGCCGGTGCATCGTGGACACCCTTGCTGCCGCGGGAAGGTGTGGGCACCGCAGCCGGAGCAGCGGCTGCCCAGCAAGGCGAACCCAGCCTGGGTTTTGGTGAACAGCGAATCGTCCACGGTCTTCACGGTGCGGCCAGCCTTCCCCCGTCGACGGCGAGCAAGGCACCTGTGGTGTAGGTCGCGTGCGGCCCGCACAAGTACAACGCGGCACCGGCGATCTCCTCCGGGCGGCCGACCCGCCGCGACGGCCACTGCCCGGCCATCTCCCCCACCGCCTCCATGTCCCAGGCCTTGCTGATGTCGGTGAGGAAGGGCCCGGCGAGGATCGTGTTGACCCGGACGTCCGGCCCGTACTCCTGCGCGAAGCCCGCGGTGAGTGTGTTGAGGGCGGCTTTCGCCGCGGCGTAAGGGAGATCGGAGGCTGTCGGCCGCCCCGAGGCCATCGACGAGATGTTCAGCATCGCGCCGCCACCCCTGGCGGCCATCCGCTTGCCCGCGGCGGCCATCAACCGGAACGGGCCCTTGAGGTTCACCGCGATCACCTTGTCGAACAACGCCTCGCTGACCTCGTCCAGGCTCGGGTAGAGCGGCGCGATCCCGGCGTTGTTGACCAGCACGTCGACCGGTGCCAGTGACTCCTCCACCTCGTCGAGCAACTCGGGAAGCCGGTCCCAGTCGCCGACGTGGGCCGCGTACGCGTTCACCCGGCGTCCGGTCGCATCGGCCAGTTCCCCGGCCAAGGCCGCGCAGCTTTCCAGCTTGCGCGACACCACCGCGACGTCGGCTCCGGCGGCGGCGAAGGCGATCGCGATCTCCCTGCCCAGTCCTCGTGAACCGCCGGTCACCAGCGCGGTCCGGCCCGCGAACGGCTGCCCGCTTTCCCGGACCGCCGCGACGGTCTCGGTGATGCTTCCGATCATTTCGGGATGTCCTTCCAGGCGATACCGCGGTCGGCGCGGGGTTCCGGGGGCAGGCCCAGCAGGCGCTCCGCGATGATCGTGCGCTGCACCTCGTCCGAGCCGCCGGCGATGCGGTATCCCGGCGCGCCCAGCACGTGCTCGGTCCAGCGGTAACTGCCGTCGCCGGTGTCGGCGACGAGCCTCGGCCCCAGCACCACCGCGGCGGCGTCCGAAACCAGCTGGAGCCGCTGGGACCAGGCCAGCTTCCGCAGGGAACCCAGCGGCCCCGGCTCACCGCCCGCCAGCCGCGACTCGCGGTCGCGCTGAGCGGAAACCGCCGCGACCCGTTCGGCGGCCCACACCTCCGCCAGCAACCGCCGCACCTCGGGATTGTTCATCCGCCCGAGCCGCCGCGCGTCCTCCGCCAGCTCGGCGAACCCGCCGCCGAGATCCGCGTTCGCACCGGAATGGCCGCGTTCGAAGCCCAGCGTGGCCAGTGTCACGGACCATCCGGCGCCGACGTCACCCAGCCTCAGCGAGTCCGGGATCCGGACCTCGTCGAGGAAAACCTCGCAGAAGGACGATCCACCGGACATCTGACGCAGCGGCCGGACTTCGACGCCCGGTGTGTCCATCGGCAGCAGGAACGCCGTCAGTCCCTTGTGTTTCGGCACCTCCGGGTCGGTCCGCGTGATCAGCTCACCCCATCCGGCGAACTGGGCGCCGGAGCTCCACACCTTCTGCCCCGTCACCACCCACTCGTCCCCGTCGCGCACCGCACGGGTCGCCAGTCCGGCGAGGTCCGATCCGGCGGACGGCTCCGAGAACAGCTGGCACGCCAGCGCATCCCCGCGCAACAGCGGGCGCACCAGCTTTTCCTGCTGTTCCGCGGTACCGAACATCCGCACCGTCGGCGCGATCAGGGCGGTGCTCACCGAAGTCAGCTCGTGTTGTCCTGGCGTCTCGAACTCCCGCTCGGCGTCGGCGAAAGCCTCTTCGTGCAACGCGGTCAGGCCTGCCCCGCCGTGCTCGACCGGCCAGGACAGGGCGCCGTACCCGGCGTCGAACTTCGTGCGCTGCCAGTCCTGGATGCGGGTGATCAGCGCGCGTTCCTCGGCATACGGCAGGTCGTGGAACACCGCGACCGAGCGCCGCGGTCCGTCACCGCGTGAGGGCAGCAGCCCGGCCAGCCACTTGCGCGCGGCAGCGGTGAACTCGGTCAGTTCCGCCTCCGACACAGCGTTCATCGGGCGGTCCACCCCCCGTCGATGGCCAGCACCTGGCCCGTGCAGTAAGTCGAAGCGGCCGAAGCGAGGAAGAGCAGCGCACCATCGAGTTCGGCGGGATCACCGGACCGCCGGAGCATGGTGTTGCGCTCGATCCAGCGCAGCGAAGCGTCATCTTCGAACAGGGCGTCGTTCATTTCCGTGCGGAACCAGCCCGGGGCGAGCGCGTTGACGCGCACCCCGGCCCGACCCCAGTGCCCGGCGAGCTGGCGGGTCAGTCCGACGAGCCCGGCCTTGCTCGCCGCGTAACCGGCGCCGCCGCGGGGTGCGGTGGACACGAGCCCGACGATCGAACTGACGTTCACGATCGACACCGGACGGTCCGCCGCGGCACCGGCGACCAGTTGCGCGAGGTGGAACGGCGCGGTGAGGTTCGTCGCGAGCACGTCGGCGAAGGCCTCCGGGCTTTCCTCGTGCGGACGGGATTTGCTCGCGGTCCCGGCGTTGTTGACCAGGATGTCGATCGCGCCGTCCTCCGCGACGACCCGCTCGACGAGCGCGGCACGGTCTTCCGTCGACGACACGTCACCCGGCATCACCCGGATTCCGGGGACGTCGGCGGCGAGCTTTTCGAGCCGCTCCTCGCGGCGGGCGGAGGCCCAAACCGCCGCTCCGGCCGCGGCGAGCACGCGGGCGAACCGGTCGCCCAGCCCGGACGAAGCTCCGGTGACCACGGCGGTGCGCCCGGTCAGGTCGAACAGCTCACCAGGGACGGGAACGTTCATCGGCGCTCCTCCGCCAGCAGGCGCCGGGCGTCCGCGATCATCGCCGCGATCGCGGGCGGCAACTGCTCCTGGACGGGATCGTGGTGCGCGCCCGTCCGGTGCCGGACCAGGTTGTGCCCCATGATCGCCGCCATTTTCATCCGGCCGAGCGCGCTGAACCACACCGTGGCCTCGGCCGTGCCACCGTCGTCGCCCCGCGCCTCGCGGTAGGCCTCGCCCAGTTCCCGCTCGGACGGAAGCCCTTCGACCACACGGCCGGAGCCGGGGAAGAGCCGGCCATCGGTGAACACGCCGAACCAGCCGAGGTCGACCCGCGGGTCACCGACGCTCCAGATCTCCCAGTCGATGAGCGCCTGGCGCACCTCGCCGTCGAACAACAGGTTCCCGAGGCGGAAGTCGCCGTGCAGCACCACGGGTGGCACCGGTTCGGGCACGTGCGCCAGCAGTTCGCCGACGAGTTCCTCCCCGCCGGGGCGCAACTCGTCCGGCACGGCCCGCATGGTCCGCGCCCACCGCCCGACCTCCTCGCCGGGAACAGTCGCCTCCGGCGGGGTCCGGCCGGAGGCGGTGACGGACCGGCCCAGCTCATCGAGCGGGACGGCGTGCAGCGCGCCCAGCACCCTGGCGGCATCGAGCATCCGGGCGCGGGCGAGCGCGGGCTCGATCTCCGCATCGACCTCGAGCACGGGTTCCACGGCCTCACCACCGGCGAAGTC
The genomic region above belongs to Amycolatopsis sp. YIM 10 and contains:
- a CDS encoding Zn-ribbon domain-containing OB-fold protein, yielding MDDSLFTKTQAGFALLGSRCSGCGAHTFPRQQGCPRCTGSAMEDVELARQGTLWSWTIQGFRPKPPYTGAEAHEPYGVGYVELPGQLIVEARLVENDPALLEIGMPMELTFVPFRDDADGRPVYTFAFVGVDHA
- a CDS encoding acyl-CoA dehydrogenase family protein produces the protein MNAVSEAELTEFTAAARKWLAGLLPSRGDGPRRSVAVFHDLPYAEERALITRIQDWQRTKFDAGYGALSWPVEHGGAGLTALHEEAFADAEREFETPGQHELTSVSTALIAPTVRMFGTAEQQEKLVRPLLRGDALACQLFSEPSAGSDLAGLATRAVRDGDEWVVTGQKVWSSGAQFAGWGELITRTDPEVPKHKGLTAFLLPMDTPGVEVRPLRQMSGGSSFCEVFLDEVRIPDSLRLGDVGAGWSVTLATLGFERGHSGANADLGGGFAELAEDARRLGRMNNPEVRRLLAEVWAAERVAAVSAQRDRESRLAGGEPGPLGSLRKLAWSQRLQLVSDAAAVVLGPRLVADTGDGSYRWTEHVLGAPGYRIAGGSDEVQRTIIAERLLGLPPEPRADRGIAWKDIPK
- a CDS encoding thiolase family protein gives rise to the protein MLERPRPEVAIIGIGMHRFGRTEGVSGRAQAVHAARESLRDAGLRFSDMRFGFGGSHSAGDADTLVSELGLTGLPFINVANGCATGGSALIAAEAAIRSGQHDIGIVIGFDKHPRGAFNTDPAEHGIGSWYGETGLMVTTQFFGMKIQRYLHEHNLDPAVLAAIAEKAFRNGAKNPMAWRRKELGAAEIAAAPMISHPLTQYMYCSPGEGAVALVLCRADKAREYSERPIFLRAAAFRSRRYGSFEVFAPWIASERADSPTVEASRAVFEAAGVEPSEVDVAQVQDTESGAELMHLAETGLCEHGAQQDLIDAGETGIGGRLPVNTDGGCLANGEPIGASGLRQVFENVLQLRGAAGAHQVPGDPRVGFTHVYGAPGISACTVLTR
- a CDS encoding SDR family NAD(P)-dependent oxidoreductase, yielding MNVPVPGELFDLTGRTAVVTGASSGLGDRFARVLAAAGAAVWASARREERLEKLAADVPGIRVMPGDVSSTEDRAALVERVVAEDGAIDILVNNAGTASKSRPHEESPEAFADVLATNLTAPFHLAQLVAGAAADRPVSIVNVSSIVGLVSTAPRGGAGYAASKAGLVGLTRQLAGHWGRAGVRVNALAPGWFRTEMNDALFEDDASLRWIERNTMLRRSGDPAELDGALLFLASAASTYCTGQVLAIDGGWTAR
- a CDS encoding phosphotransferase family protein; this encodes METDADPVLGARVRDALGLADAGPLTVLEGGRSGLTYVIRDAAACYVVKAVPPGRKALGRNDVLHQATILTALAGTGVPVPAVRAREDEEPAWFAMDFAGGEAVEPVLEVDAEIEPALARARMLDAARVLGALHAVPLDELGRSVTASGRTPPEATVPGEEVGRWARTMRAVPDELRPGGEELVGELLAHVPEPVPPVVLHGDFRLGNLLFDGEVRQALIDWEIWSVGDPRVDLGWFGVFTDGRLFPGSGRVVEGLPSERELGEAYREARGDDGGTAEATVWFSALGRMKMAAIMGHNLVRHRTGAHHDPVQEQLPPAIAAMIADARRLLAEERR
- a CDS encoding SDR family NAD(P)-dependent oxidoreductase, whose amino-acid sequence is MIGSITETVAAVRESGQPFAGRTALVTGGSRGLGREIAIAFAAAGADVAVVSRKLESCAALAGELADATGRRVNAYAAHVGDWDRLPELLDEVEESLAPVDVLVNNAGIAPLYPSLDEVSEALFDKVIAVNLKGPFRLMAAAGKRMAARGGGAMLNISSMASGRPTASDLPYAAAKAALNTLTAGFAQEYGPDVRVNTILAGPFLTDISKAWDMEAVGEMAGQWPSRRVGRPEEIAGAALYLCGPHATYTTGALLAVDGGRLAAP